In one window of uncultured Draconibacterium sp. DNA:
- a CDS encoding XRE family transcriptional regulator, whose translation MKNRKKIGNKIKEFREFRQLSRGDLAIQANLDEAQLQLIEDEGNVPSLGVLIKISRAMGVRIGTFLDDQETIGPALVNAGKAEETLSFSTKDESTREHLNFFSLAQAKAGRHMEPFLVEIEPSEESDYKLSSHEGEEFLYVLEGSVEINYGKEVYLLHKGDTIYLDSVVAHNIHAAGEQAAKILAVVYTPV comes from the coding sequence ATGAAAAACCGGAAAAAGATTGGTAATAAGATCAAGGAGTTTCGTGAGTTCAGGCAACTCTCGCGCGGTGATTTGGCAATACAGGCTAATTTGGATGAAGCCCAGTTACAGCTGATTGAAGACGAGGGGAATGTTCCTTCGTTAGGTGTGCTAATTAAAATATCGCGTGCAATGGGTGTACGTATCGGCACCTTCCTCGACGATCAGGAAACAATTGGACCGGCTCTGGTAAATGCAGGCAAAGCCGAAGAAACGCTGAGCTTTTCTACCAAAGATGAAAGTACTCGTGAGCACCTGAACTTTTTCTCGCTGGCGCAGGCAAAAGCCGGAAGACACATGGAGCCGTTTTTGGTTGAAATTGAACCATCGGAAGAATCGGATTATAAACTGTCGTCGCATGAAGGCGAGGAGTTTTTATATGTGCTTGAAGGAAGTGTTGAGATCAATTACGGAAAAGAAGTGTACCTCTTGCACAAAGGCGATACCATTTATCTCGATTCGGTTGTTGCCCACAACATTCACGCAGCCGGCGAACAGGCTGCAAAAATTCTTGCGGTAGTTTACACTCCCGTATAA
- a CDS encoding AMP-binding protein yields the protein MQLLDYTLGNILEKWAFETPDKDFIVYPDRNLRFSYKQFNERVDSLAKGLLFIGIKPGDKVGVWAKNVPDWTTLMFATAKIGAVLVTVNTNYKLAELEYILKNADINSLFIVDGYRDSDYVKMIFELVPELKTQPRGKLKSEKFPQLRNVGFIGQQKHRGMYSTDELMLLGSHIDDLELESVKIGLNCHDVVNMQFTSGTTGFPKGVMLSHHNILNNGFATGECMKYTEDDRLLVCVPLFHCFGCVLAVCSIVTHGATMVFTEDFDPLLVLASVQKEKCTALYGVPTMFIAELNHPMFDMFDLSSLRTGIMAGALCPIETMRQVMDKMNMKDIIIVYGLTESSPGMTATRTHNSVEVRSTTVGFEFPNVEVKIVDPETGEECKPGEQGEICCRGYNVMKGYYNNPEETAKVIDKEGWLHSGDLAVKTEDGFYKITGRIKDMIVRGGENIYPREIENYLYRLPQIEAVEVAGVPSQKYGEAVGAFIKLKKGETLSEEEIIDFCRGNIARFKIPKYIFFVDEFPMTASGKIQKYKLSEMSVKLCKDQGIKII from the coding sequence ATGCAACTACTTGATTATACCTTAGGAAATATACTTGAAAAATGGGCCTTCGAAACACCAGACAAAGATTTTATTGTTTATCCTGATCGTAACCTGCGGTTTTCGTATAAGCAGTTTAACGAACGGGTAGACAGCCTGGCAAAAGGATTGCTTTTTATCGGTATTAAACCGGGAGATAAAGTAGGTGTGTGGGCAAAAAATGTTCCCGATTGGACAACGCTGATGTTTGCCACTGCCAAAATCGGGGCAGTTCTGGTAACGGTTAATACCAATTACAAATTAGCAGAGCTGGAGTATATTCTGAAAAATGCAGATATAAATTCGCTTTTCATTGTTGATGGATACCGCGACAGTGACTATGTGAAGATGATATTTGAGCTGGTGCCTGAGCTAAAAACACAGCCACGCGGTAAACTGAAATCAGAAAAATTCCCGCAGCTTAGAAATGTAGGTTTTATCGGTCAGCAGAAACATCGCGGAATGTATAGTACCGATGAATTGATGCTGCTGGGAAGCCATATTGATGACCTGGAACTGGAAAGTGTAAAAATTGGGCTCAACTGCCACGATGTGGTGAATATGCAATTCACCTCGGGAACAACAGGTTTTCCGAAAGGTGTAATGCTATCGCACCACAATATTCTGAACAATGGATTTGCAACCGGCGAGTGCATGAAATATACCGAAGACGATCGTTTGTTGGTTTGTGTTCCGCTATTTCATTGTTTTGGTTGCGTGTTGGCAGTGTGTAGCATTGTTACGCACGGAGCGACAATGGTTTTTACCGAAGATTTTGATCCTTTGCTGGTGCTGGCTTCTGTGCAAAAGGAAAAATGTACGGCGCTTTACGGTGTGCCAACCATGTTTATTGCCGAGCTGAATCACCCGATGTTTGATATGTTCGATCTTTCGTCGTTGCGCACAGGAATTATGGCGGGTGCACTTTGCCCCATTGAAACCATGCGCCAGGTGATGGATAAAATGAACATGAAAGACATTATTATTGTGTATGGCTTAACCGAAAGTTCTCCGGGAATGACAGCTACGCGTACACATAATTCGGTTGAAGTTCGCTCTACCACAGTTGGTTTTGAGTTTCCGAATGTTGAGGTGAAGATTGTGGACCCTGAAACGGGCGAAGAATGTAAGCCGGGCGAACAGGGTGAAATTTGCTGCCGGGGTTATAACGTAATGAAGGGCTATTACAACAATCCCGAAGAAACCGCAAAGGTTATCGATAAGGAAGGATGGTTGCACTCGGGCGATCTGGCGGTAAAAACCGAAGATGGATTTTATAAAATTACAGGCCGCATAAAAGATATGATTGTGCGTGGTGGCGAAAATATATACCCGCGCGAGATTGAGAATTACCTGTATCGTTTGCCGCAAATCGAGGCGGTTGAAGTTGCAGGTGTTCCGAGCCAAAAATACGGCGAAGCTGTTGGGGCCTTTATTAAATTAAAAAAAGGAGAAACACTCAGCGAAGAAGAGATTATCGATTTTTGCCGGGGAAATATTGCCCGGTTTAAAATTCCAAAGTACATATTTTTTGTTGATGAATTCCCGATGACCGCCAGTGGAAAGATCCAAAAATACAAACTGAGCGAGATGTCAGTCAAACTATGTAAAGATCAGGGCATAAAGATTATTTAG
- a CDS encoding DUF3267 domain-containing protein: protein MKRNNPSIEQLNYGENYELLAEVEHDEIKSFVLSQLDKGGWLVKGFMVYQTIMVLLGLIIITRALVLSFRGIYEPLWYSIGTILFCVTVLVIIHELLHGIAIKLTGAKDVRYGAYFKKFIFYAEADRHVFNRSQFCFIALAPLVVVKLITLVGIIIFFGHPLVWTFTLIMCIHSLFCTGDIGLLSVFFSTQSEVFTFDIKEERKSYYFRKK from the coding sequence ATGAAAAGGAATAATCCATCAATTGAACAATTAAATTACGGAGAGAACTACGAGCTTCTCGCAGAAGTGGAACATGATGAGATTAAATCATTCGTACTTTCGCAACTGGATAAAGGCGGTTGGCTGGTTAAAGGATTTATGGTGTACCAGACAATTATGGTACTGCTGGGCTTAATCATAATTACCCGTGCACTGGTTTTAAGTTTCAGAGGCATCTACGAGCCACTTTGGTATAGTATTGGAACTATTCTTTTTTGTGTAACGGTGCTTGTTATCATTCACGAATTGCTGCATGGAATTGCTATAAAATTAACCGGTGCAAAAGATGTGAGGTATGGAGCCTATTTCAAAAAGTTTATATTTTATGCCGAAGCCGACCGCCACGTTTTTAATCGCAGTCAGTTTTGCTTTATTGCTCTTGCACCGCTGGTGGTTGTTAAACTAATCACTCTTGTTGGGATTATTATCTTCTTTGGTCATCCGCTCGTTTGGACATTCACACTAATCATGTGTATCCACAGCTTGTTTTGCACAGGCGATATTGGCTTACTTTCCGTGTTCTTTTCAACACAATCAGAAGTATTTACCTTCGATATTAAAGAGGAGCGAAAAAGTTATTACTTCAGAAAGAAGTAA
- the frr gene encoding ribosome recycling factor: protein MQEEVEFILDHCKEKMAAAVEHLEKELVHIRAGKANPAMLDGVHVEYYGSQTPLSQVSNISTPDARTIAVQPWEKNLIPEIEKAIQNANLGLNPDNNGEIIRINIPVLTEERRRGLVKQAHQEGEHAKVSVRGARKESNDSLKKLQKDGLSEDIEKDAEAEVQKMTDDFGKKIDALVEAKEEDIMTI, encoded by the coding sequence ATGCAAGAAGAAGTAGAATTTATTTTAGATCATTGTAAAGAGAAAATGGCAGCTGCCGTTGAACACCTTGAGAAGGAATTAGTTCACATCCGTGCAGGTAAAGCAAATCCAGCAATGTTGGATGGAGTTCATGTGGAATATTATGGTAGTCAAACGCCACTAAGTCAGGTTTCGAACATAAGTACACCTGATGCACGAACAATTGCTGTTCAGCCCTGGGAGAAGAACTTAATCCCGGAAATTGAGAAAGCAATTCAAAATGCAAATCTGGGATTGAACCCGGATAACAACGGCGAGATTATTAGAATAAATATTCCGGTACTGACTGAAGAAAGACGAAGAGGTTTGGTAAAACAAGCCCATCAGGAAGGCGAACACGCAAAAGTTAGCGTTCGCGGAGCACGAAAAGAATCGAATGATAGCCTTAAGAAACTTCAAAAAGACGGATTGTCGGAGGATATCGAGAAAGACGCGGAAGCGGAAGTGCAAAAAATGACTGATGATTTTGGTAAGAAGATCGACGCCTTGGTGGAAGCCAAGGAAGAAGATATAATGACTATTTAA
- the pyrH gene encoding UMP kinase: MAKYKRILLKLSGESLMGDQQYGIDQQRLGDYAEEIAEIVKSGVQVGIVIGGGNIFRGLSGAAKGFDRVKGDQMGMLATVINSLALNSALVGQGIKSKVLTAIRMEPVGEFYSKDKAVEALENGEVVIISGGTGNPYFTTDTASALRGIEIEADVMLKGTRVDGIYTADPEKDKTATKFDKISFDEIYNRNLRIMDLTATTLCKENNLSIYVFNMDQKGNLQRVMSGEDLGTLVYS, encoded by the coding sequence ATGGCAAAATACAAACGCATTCTACTAAAACTCAGCGGCGAGTCGTTAATGGGTGATCAACAATATGGAATAGACCAGCAACGATTAGGTGATTACGCTGAAGAGATTGCAGAGATTGTAAAATCAGGCGTTCAGGTTGGAATTGTAATTGGCGGCGGTAATATCTTTCGCGGATTAAGTGGAGCGGCCAAAGGTTTCGATCGCGTAAAAGGCGACCAAATGGGGATGCTCGCAACAGTAATAAACAGCCTGGCGTTAAACTCAGCATTGGTTGGCCAGGGAATAAAATCGAAAGTACTAACCGCAATCCGTATGGAGCCTGTTGGTGAATTTTATTCGAAAGACAAAGCGGTTGAGGCTTTGGAAAATGGCGAAGTCGTAATTATTTCCGGCGGAACCGGCAATCCGTACTTCACTACCGATACAGCAAGTGCCCTTCGCGGAATCGAAATTGAAGCTGATGTGATGTTAAAAGGAACCCGCGTTGACGGAATTTATACGGCCGATCCGGAAAAGGATAAAACAGCCACCAAGTTCGATAAGATCAGTTTTGACGAAATTTATAATCGCAACCTCCGAATAATGGATCTTACCGCTACGACATTGTGTAAAGAAAACAATTTGTCGATTTATGTTTTCAATATGGATCAAAAAGGTAATTTACAGCGAGTTATGAGTGGTGAAGATCTCGGAACTTTGGTTTATAGCTAA